TGACGTGCCCGCGGTAGGTGCGGGTCGGGGCGAACTCGCCCAGCTTGTGGCCGACCATCGAGTCGGTCACGAAGACCGGGACGTGCTTGCGGCCGTCGTGCACGGCAAGCGTGTGACCGATCATCGTCGGCAGGATCATCGACCGACGCGACCAGGTCTTGATCACGTTGTGCGTACCGGCCGCGTTCTGCGCGTCCACCTTCTTCTCGAGGTGGCCGTCGACGAACGGGCCCTTCTTCAGACTGCGAGGCATCTCAGTTCCCTATCAGCGCTTGTTCTTGCCGGACTTGCGGCGACGGACGATGAGGGCATCGCTGGCCTTGCGCTTGCGCGTGCGACCCTCGGGCTTGCCCCACGGGGAGACGGGGTGGCGTCCACCGGACGTCTTGCCCTCACCACCACCGTGCGGGTGGTCGACCGGGTTCATGACGACACCACGGACGGTCGGGCGCTTGCCCTTCCAGCGCATGCGGCCGGCCTTGCCCCAGTTGATGTTCGACTGCTCGGCGTTGCCGACCTCGCCGACCGTGGCGCGGCAGCGGACGTCGACGTACCGCATCTCGCCCGAGGGCAGACGCAGCTGGGCGCGAGAGCCCTCCTTGGCGACGAGCTGGGCCTTGTTGCCGGCCGAGCGGGCCATCTTCGCGCCGCCACCGGGACGGAGCTCGATGCAGTGGATCGTCGTACCGACCGGGATGTTGCGCAGCGGCAGGTTGTTGCCGGGCTTGATGTCGGCCTGGGCGCCGGCCTCGATGGCCTGGCCCTGGACGACGCCGT
The DNA window shown above is from Marmoricola sp. OAE513 and carries:
- the rplB gene encoding 50S ribosomal protein L2; the protein is MAIRKYKPTTPGRRGSSVADFAEITRTTPEKSLVRPLPKKGGRNNQGRITTRHQGGGHKRAYRIIDFRRYDKDGIPAKVAHIEYDPNRTARIALLHYADGEKRYIIAPNGVVQGQAIEAGAQADIKPGNNLPLRNIPVGTTIHCIELRPGGGAKMARSAGNKAQLVAKEGSRAQLRLPSGEMRYVDVRCRATVGEVGNAEQSNINWGKAGRMRWKGKRPTVRGVVMNPVDHPHGGGEGKTSGGRHPVSPWGKPEGRTRKRKASDALIVRRRKSGKNKR
- the rpsS gene encoding 30S ribosomal protein S19, which produces MPRSLKKGPFVDGHLEKKVDAQNAAGTHNVIKTWSRRSMILPTMIGHTLAVHDGRKHVPVFVTDSMVGHKLGEFAPTRTYRGHVKDDRKSRRR